From Draconibacterium halophilum, one genomic window encodes:
- a CDS encoding ATP-binding protein: MPESSTNIKHSLNSLSKTISGLLYKKEINEESLLQIEQWLSVHLNKIRIKKLEDVSIVGEQETDLHTKKDGVFILNTAADIILDPGFQNYQSVHVEHSDKINLSDLIEASTLNEFNSAFLEALAEKKNTKANVLLKTGVNQERMCLLEFDVLASNLENDRLIVYYSFKDLQHIHLSEFQSIVLNNLPGMDVFLFDSEYRYILAGGKEKQKYNLTNSSFVGKTLFEVYKKQDQRRYFQFYNKAIKGEYTEGEVRYNKDVYYIAAAPVKNTEGNTVAGILISQNVTKDKLLEAKLIKSKEEAQRANKAKSIFLANMSHEIRTPLNSIIGFADQLKKTNLDKQQQRFTSLINHSSEHLLYLVNEIVFLFKLGMDKVYIEKTNFSIKQLLSEIADDCEKQAAEKNLVFNMKTDQALPDFIKGDPFRLRQILMNLLVNALKYTEKGHVKLSAEVVRKTKKKIELLFEVSDTGIGIEEKDLAYIFDVFEQGNKRTEKIRGGAGLGLGICKKLVTLFNGDIAVTSKKNVGSTFKVSIPFELANAKPPIKKEKSYNLDDSLLRGKRILLADDDKHNRLLSEVVLKGWETDFTLVEDGEEALKELKKVAFDLVLLDIHMPKKNGIDVIKKVRANKSLNTNTPIIALTANALKADINSYLKVGFTDYVIKPFFELELYNKICNILQIKNNANKSTGNGKPTVEEATITEVFNMQELEKTAGSDKQFFNTMIDNFTENAEMLLSSFKSGLENEDWNTIGERAHKVIPSFKFFKLMNTADALSEIEDMALRSHQFKTLPETINKVSGQIEEIIKQAKAAKR, encoded by the coding sequence ATTGGAAGATGTTTCCATTGTTGGAGAACAGGAAACGGATTTACATACCAAAAAAGATGGCGTTTTTATTTTGAATACCGCAGCAGATATTATTCTAGATCCGGGATTTCAGAACTACCAGAGCGTTCATGTAGAACATTCCGATAAAATAAACCTTTCCGACCTTATTGAGGCTAGCACCCTGAACGAATTTAATTCAGCTTTTCTTGAAGCTTTAGCAGAAAAAAAAAACACAAAGGCCAATGTGCTTCTGAAAACGGGTGTCAACCAAGAGAGAATGTGTTTACTTGAATTTGATGTGCTGGCCAGTAACCTGGAGAACGACCGGCTTATTGTCTATTATTCATTTAAGGACCTTCAACACATTCACCTTTCTGAATTTCAATCGATTGTATTAAACAACCTCCCGGGGATGGATGTTTTTCTATTCGACTCAGAATACAGGTATATTCTGGCTGGAGGAAAGGAAAAACAGAAATATAATTTAACGAACTCAAGCTTTGTTGGGAAAACACTTTTTGAAGTTTACAAAAAGCAAGATCAACGGCGTTATTTTCAGTTTTACAACAAAGCCATAAAGGGTGAATACACCGAAGGAGAAGTTCGTTATAATAAAGACGTGTATTACATAGCTGCTGCTCCGGTAAAAAACACGGAGGGAAACACGGTGGCCGGAATTCTTATTTCGCAAAACGTTACAAAAGATAAATTACTGGAAGCAAAACTTATTAAAAGCAAAGAAGAAGCGCAGCGAGCCAACAAGGCAAAATCGATATTTCTAGCAAATATGAGTCACGAAATCCGTACACCTCTCAATTCCATTATCGGGTTCGCCGACCAATTAAAGAAAACCAACCTGGATAAACAGCAGCAAAGATTTACTTCGCTTATTAATCACTCATCAGAACACCTCCTTTATTTAGTGAACGAAATTGTATTCCTGTTCAAGTTAGGAATGGACAAAGTTTACATTGAAAAAACCAATTTTTCGATAAAACAGCTACTCAGCGAAATTGCAGATGATTGTGAAAAACAAGCTGCCGAAAAAAACCTGGTTTTTAACATGAAAACAGACCAGGCACTGCCCGATTTTATAAAGGGAGACCCTTTTCGTTTACGACAAATATTGATGAACTTGTTAGTAAACGCATTAAAATACACCGAAAAAGGCCATGTAAAACTAAGTGCCGAAGTTGTCCGAAAAACGAAAAAGAAGATTGAACTTCTTTTCGAAGTATCAGATACAGGTATTGGAATTGAAGAGAAAGACCTGGCTTATATTTTTGATGTATTTGAACAAGGAAACAAAAGAACTGAAAAGATTCGGGGCGGAGCAGGACTTGGTTTGGGAATATGTAAAAAACTCGTTACCCTTTTTAACGGAGACATTGCTGTAACAAGTAAAAAGAATGTTGGAAGTACGTTTAAAGTAAGTATACCCTTCGAATTAGCGAATGCAAAACCTCCGATTAAAAAGGAAAAATCCTACAATCTCGATGACAGTCTTCTGCGCGGGAAAAGAATTCTTTTGGCCGACGACGATAAGCACAACCGTTTACTTTCGGAGGTTGTTTTAAAAGGTTGGGAAACCGATTTCACCTTGGTAGAAGACGGAGAGGAAGCATTAAAAGAGCTAAAAAAAGTAGCATTCGATTTGGTTTTGTTAGATATACACATGCCCAAAAAGAATGGTATTGATGTGATTAAAAAAGTACGCGCAAATAAAAGTTTGAATACTAATACTCCAATAATTGCCTTAACTGCAAATGCGTTAAAAGCCGACATTAACAGTTACTTAAAAGTAGGGTTTACCGATTATGTTATTAAACCTTTCTTCGAACTTGAATTATACAATAAAATATGTAATATCTTGCAAATCAAAAACAACGCAAACAAAAGCACTGGGAACGGAAAACCAACGGTTGAAGAAGCAACAATTACCGAGGTTTTTAATATGCAGGAACTGGAAAAAACCGCGGGTAGCGACAAGCAGTTTTTTAATACGATGATCGACAACTTTACAGAAAACGCCGAAATGCTACTATCTTCGTTCAAAAGTGGTTTGGAAAATGAGGACTGGAATACAATTGGCGAAAGAGCACATAAAGTTATTCCATCGTTCAAATTTTTCAAATTGATGAATACTGCTGACGCACTTTCAGAAATTGAGGATATGGCTTTAAGAAGTCATCAATTTAAAACGCTGCCTGAAACAATTAACAAAGTTTCGGGGCAAATAGAAGAAATAATAAAACAGGCAAAAGCGGCTAAAAGATAA
- a CDS encoding sigma-54 interaction domain-containing protein, whose translation MLIKKLLAEPERSAAKQSKNTFYSNGDFIIGDSPKIKYAINLARKVAPTDMSVIISGETGIGKEYIARFIHENSLRKDKPFLAIDCGAIPKELANSELFGHIKGSFTGAISDKIGVFQKADGGTLFLDEIGNLSYDVQLKLLRAIQERVVSRLGDDKHRNIDIRIIAATNEDLNYEVKENNFREDLYHRLNEFKIALPPLRERPEDIKVFMSYFIESANKELNRNINGVTPEAESIILNYPWYGNLRELKNAIKRAVLMAEGESIDTECFPSEILHPEINENQPTAVVSQEINDNSKLKHASSEIEKKLIIETIQEAGYNKSKAAKILNIDRKTLYNKIKLYDIKL comes from the coding sequence GTGCTGATAAAAAAATTACTGGCAGAACCAGAACGGTCAGCGGCAAAACAGAGCAAAAACACCTTCTATTCAAATGGTGATTTTATTATTGGCGACAGCCCAAAAATAAAGTATGCGATCAACCTTGCCCGTAAAGTAGCTCCAACTGATATGTCGGTTATTATTTCCGGAGAAACGGGAATTGGGAAAGAATATATTGCTCGCTTTATACACGAAAACAGCCTGCGAAAAGATAAACCTTTTCTTGCAATCGACTGTGGAGCAATTCCGAAAGAATTGGCCAATAGCGAACTTTTCGGCCACATAAAAGGATCATTCACAGGTGCTATTTCCGATAAAATTGGTGTTTTTCAGAAAGCCGATGGTGGCACACTTTTTTTAGATGAAATCGGGAACCTGAGTTACGATGTTCAGTTAAAGTTGTTGCGCGCCATCCAGGAACGAGTGGTTTCACGTTTGGGAGATGATAAGCATAGAAATATTGACATCCGTATTATTGCTGCCACAAATGAGGATTTGAACTACGAGGTGAAAGAAAATAATTTTCGAGAAGATCTGTATCACCGCCTCAACGAATTTAAAATTGCCTTGCCACCGCTGCGTGAACGCCCGGAAGATATTAAAGTTTTTATGAGCTATTTTATCGAGAGCGCCAACAAAGAGTTAAACAGAAATATTAATGGCGTTACGCCCGAAGCAGAATCGATTATCTTAAACTATCCGTGGTATGGTAACCTGCGCGAATTAAAGAATGCGATAAAAAGAGCGGTTTTAATGGCTGAAGGAGAAAGTATAGACACAGAATGTTTCCCTTCCGAGATTTTACATCCCGAAATAAACGAAAACCAGCCCACAGCTGTTGTATCACAGGAAATTAATGACAATTCTAAATTAAAACATGCCTCTTCAGAAATTGAAAAAAAGCTTATAATTGAAACCATTCAAGAAGCAGGTTACAATAAATCGAAAGCAGCAAAGATTCTGAATATTGACCGAAAAACACTCTACAACAAAATAAAACTTTACGATATAAAACTATAG
- a CDS encoding response regulator, which yields MGMNTDFKKIIFIDDDTEMVSTYNSILEQKKLSDYLIHFENAQKGIDYLQRINKEEDLPDYILLDLYMPVMDGFQFLQYFDKIKNLKKSIEIFVCSSSQKQDDRDKVMKYPFVSAYLEKPLSTDFLELLIEDSVH from the coding sequence ATGGGGATGAATACAGATTTTAAAAAAATTATATTCATAGATGATGATACGGAGATGGTGAGTACTTATAACTCAATTTTGGAACAAAAGAAATTATCAGATTATCTAATACATTTCGAGAATGCCCAAAAAGGTATTGATTATCTACAACGAATAAATAAGGAAGAAGATTTGCCGGATTATATCCTTTTGGATTTGTACATGCCGGTTATGGACGGGTTTCAGTTTCTACAATATTTTGACAAAATTAAAAACCTGAAAAAATCTATTGAGATTTTTGTTTGCTCATCTTCACAAAAACAAGACGATCGTGACAAGGTTATGAAATATCCTTTTGTGAGTGCCTATCTTGAAAAACCACTATCAACCGATTTTCTTGAATTGTTGATTGAGGACTCAGTTCACTGA